In Brassica napus cultivar Da-Ae chromosome C2, Da-Ae, whole genome shotgun sequence, the sequence CGTTGCCGATTTTCCACCAGATGCTGATGAGCAGCTTCTAGAAACTCCTGGATTAGTCGACGAACGACCACCTTTCGATTCTAAATCAATCTTCGTCAATCAACACAAGACTACTAATCTCAACTAcaagtacatatatatatatatatatatctttattctcttctttttccattaAGAGCTTAGCATATGCTTACTTATGTATTCAAatgcttctatatatatatataaatatatgtatatattgttaCTCGATTgtttaatcaaaataaatatttttaccggTATATAGTTAGTGAAATTGGGATGACAATTAACAACTAGCCCCTTAATCTTGAAGGGCATCGGAATTAATGCTACCGAGGAATCTTGGTTCCTCGTGCTCCGTGAATCTACAACATTTAAAATCGTATTATATGAATATAGTTGCACGTATAAAGTTTTCTTTACgtgaaatttaattatatgttttaggGTTCTCGTTAGCACATGGAACGTTGGTGGAATCGTGCCGGAGGATGGATTTGACATGGAGGATCTCTTGGAAACACATAAAACCCCGTGTGATATATACGTTCTTGGGTAATTAATCAAACACTACAATAGCATCAAAAGTGTATAGTTTAATGATTTAATTGTCttcagcttcttttttttttgtaacttaattgTCTTCAGCTTTTTTGAGTTAAATATACATGTCTGTAGGTTTCAAGAAGTTGTGCCACTCAGAGCTTCGAATGTTTTGGGATCAGATAACAACAAGGTCTCTGCAAAATGGAACTCGTTGATAAGAGAGACCTTGAACAAGAGCGTGGCCACTAGTGATGATAGGGACAAGAGAATTAATGCTGTTTCCCAAGATTTTAAGTGTATCATAAGTAAACAGATGGTCGGAATCTTGATCACCGTTTGGGTCCAAGGCGGTCTCAGGCCGTACATCCGTGATCCTAGCGTCTCCTGCGTTGGGTGTGGCGTTATGGGTTGCTTAGGAAACAAGGTaactatattaaaaatttccactattctattttgttttctaaatcTCACTGTTATATATATAACGATTTAGGTGTTGACTGGTAATAGAAAATAGTTACGTATGCTTCATGTTTGTGGCTGTATGGTTATTTTAATTGGCGGTTGTGGTTGAACCTGTATATAGAATTAAATAAGATGCATTATGTTATggtctgtgttttttttttgaaactaagtTATGGTCTGTGTTCATAACTTcattttacttatatattttggttattCCTATAATAATACAAATAAGCAGTTAACCATAACTTATGATTTTTCTCTACAATTACAAAATCCAAAGAAGTAAAATAGAATCCAAGTACGTTACAATTCATgtttaccaaaataaataagtacTAAATGATTGAGGAACACTTACTTAATTCTATAAACcgtttatttttagtttaggtcttatattttatgttactGTATAAAATTGGAGAagaaaaattagtttaaaagcGTCATTTGTATTTTATCATTAGGGATCAGTATCGGTTAGATTCCGGTTGCACGAGACGAGCTTCTGCTTCGTGTGCAGCCATCTAGCCTCCGGTGGTCGTGACCGTGATGGAAGGCAAAGAAACTCCGATGTCATAGAGATTCTATCGAGATCGACTTTTCCTAGAGGCACATATCTAGAAGATTTGCCGAAAAAAATACTTGACCACGAGtaagttttatatttaattaattaagtgCATAACAATAAGGTTACTAAAATACTGAAACACTAGGTAATTCAATCTTCTTgactaatttatatgttttaattatttcttaacGTATGTGTTCGAATTAACATACCTAGCATTGTACTTGTTGTCGTTGTAAAATGAAAATTACCAACTTGTTAGTAATTAATGGTTATGGTCAGACCATTACTGCATAATACTATTTAAGCAATTTGAGTGTTCAATTTAAAAATGTCTTGATATCGCGGGAAAAGGTTAGTTTGGTTACCTAGTTGTTAAAAACTACTATCAACTTGTGATATCTATTATTAATACGATTTTATTAACTATGtgattttggtttgtttttgttgAATCAAATTAAACAGCCGAGTTATTTTTCTGGGAGATTTGAATTATAGAATATCTCTACCTGAGGAGAAGACAAGATTATTGGTGGAACGAAAAGAGTGGAAGACTTTACTCGAAAATGATCAGGTAACTAATGGATCGGATCGAATTGAAAAATGGAAAGATTTGTACAAGTTATACCTTTCGTCACCACTTTATGGAAAATcgctatatttatatatataaatttctcttaagcaaattaattagtatattaaaatattataatctcacgtttatttttattttttaaattaagctAAGTATGGAGATCATGAATGGCCAAAATTTCAGAGGTTGGCAAGAAGGAAATGTCACATTTGCTCCAACGTATAAATATATTCCAAATTCAGATTTATATTATGGATGCATTGCATACAAAAAAGACGAGAAGAAACGAGCTCCTGCATGGTGAGTCTCTTGTTGAATTTACATGTTAAATTActgtatttttggtttttttcttaCATGCATTGTATTTCAAATAGGTGTGATCGAATAATATGGTACGGAAATGGATTGAAGCAACATGAATATACTAGAGGAGAAGTGAAGATATCTGATCATAGACCCGTTAAAGCAATCTTTACCGCAGAAGTTAAAGTGTTACGATATAGTAACAAAATTCGTGATCTCTTTTTCTCAGAGAGATTTGAAGACAGAATTGATGGATATGATCAGATAGATTCCAAAGACTACTCGTGGATTTCTACCTAATTTATGAATTGGGATGAAATCTCGTTgttgtacatatatatagtacacCCAATTATAGGTTCTTAAGAAAACAAAAGGCATATAGAGTGTTCGTTTTATTTGCTTTGTAGATCATACTGCTTGTGATAAGAATATAAGTTGTGAAAGACTAACTTAGTATAACAATATATTGGTGCGCAACTAATAAGATTTGTATGTTAAATACGTAAGATTCATAATTACCAAGTATCTTGGGGGCCGGGGTGTTTCCATCCAtgtattaaataaatatgtttatggAGTTCaacaactaatatatatatgttcatggTGTGAGACTAATCTCTAAATTGTGTATAACTTATTACTGTAGTCAATGGTCTTTGGAAGATGACTTTCCATGCAATAACATTAATAAATGACTAAGGTAATATAATAACTCAAAACCGGAGCTTGATTATTAACGATTACAAATAAACGTATGTGGTTACAACTtacaaaaaaagtattaaaattataCTAGTTTATGCGTATATATGTTTAATAGCGCGACTATGGATGAATGGACAACGGCATATGGTTTATTTGGCGTTATGTGTAGTGGAGCAAGAACAATTGGGgcttttataatatattagatCAATAAAACAAACTTTGTTTATTAATTTGAGATTTAATCACAAAAGAAAGAGATATGGTCGTCCGGTTTAATTATAATAGCAAGTGGTTTTAGTAAATGCGGGTTGTTGTCGTTTGTATTCCAACATTAGTTGTTGAGAAAGGATAATATCAAATTATGAATATTTACtaaaaatttagatatataaatgagaataatgaaaatatctcattataaataaacaaatcaaCCTTTGTCCAAAAAATgcgaaatatatataaaaccccCGTCTCCATTACCCAACAAGTACAAAAACGGAATCTATGCATCACATATTTGTTTTTCCTTCACTAATTTAAACGATTATTGAAAAGGAAACCAGACCAGGCTACTTGATAATAGGCCACGGCCCACACCTTAGGCCTAGTTCTGATAGGATTAATTGTGGTTTGGATAACTTAGATTTGGATTAGTGTTTGTTTTCCTAGAATTGATGGATTGACGATGTTACTGCGACAGACTGATCATATTATTGGACTTGCGAGGATCTCCTTTTGTGCATTAAGGCTAAAATTCATGTTGGTTGACTAGccaatattattttctaaatgggATCTAAAATCTGGGGAAAATATAGGTATCATGTCTCCAAAGCTTCTTGATCATTGGGTTTGTAGGTTTCTAGAACAATGCAGAATATTGGCTGTTGCAACCACTGACTAAAAGCAATCTGCAGCTGTTGACTACACTacctttttttacttttttgtcatctatacattaatatttaaaaggaTGAACTGCAGTTCTTACAAAAACTAAGCCGACAAGGAACACACTACTTCTAGAGCCATAAGCCGACAAAGATCGCAATCTTTCTGGAGCCAGACGATATGGTGAAACATAATTAaactacagagatgtgaagagatTAAGACATGGAAATAACAACTTAAGCCAATAGCCTCGCTGAAAGAACCAAAGTAGATGTCCCGATGATAGCGACCATTGTAGAAGAGTGCTCCGATCTTCAACTAACGGATATAAACAAGTCATGAAAGCTTGTTTGGGGATTTAAAGAAACTTCCTATCCAAAAAACCAAAGTGGTAGAGACCTCAAAGTTCGCTCAGCCTTAAGTCGGTACTTCCATCAGCTCCAACCATATCGAACACAAATAAACCCATTTGGATCTTTAATGAGAACCGGGAGAAACACACTTGTCACGAACCAAAACGGCTCACATCCACATTTATTGAAACCAGAACAACATGCATAAGCGAGTTCCAAACTCAAACTTCCATACCCCACGACACTAAGATAGAGATGGTGAAACGAGTTGAAACCATGAGAGTTCCGAGACCTCGATCAACAAGTAACTGAACAGATTCACTAACACCCTCAGCATCATAACTGAACAGATTCGCTAACACACTATGATGCAGCGCATCCTAACCTTAACGAACACGTCTTCCTTTTCCTTGTTTGATAAGGAACCgatgttttccttttctctttacATTCTACTTTTCCTTaagttttccttttcctagataaatttattttccTATTTCTTAGGCTTGGCTTTCTTATAAATAGTGCTCTAAAGGTTTGTAAGAGAGACACGATTGATTGAATTAATACAGAGTTTTATTGCAACTGAGTTTTTACAAGAAGCGTATTCTTGCAAACCTCAAACCTCTGTTTTTCGTTTAGCAAAACAGAGCCTCTTTCTGATTTTCGTGGAGAAAACCAGAAACCTAACTTGTTTCTCTAGCTTCCCGGGAACGTGAGACTCAAGCTTTCCATCTATCCCTTCCGCTCCATCACACTACCTTCTTTACTTCtgccaatgtttttttttcttgttctcttctttttctatGTACTTATAACTGTTTGAGGTTAATTAGTTCAAAGTCTAAAACTATTGGTGATATGATGATTACAGAACACTCGGCCTAGGGTTTAGGAGACggtaaacattttaaatttaagaCTAATCAAATTATCAcaaattagtttaaatttgGAAACCCATAATAACCGTTCATAAACAACAATGGAATCCATGTTCTCCCATGGGGTAAGCATCCATCTTTCTTCTATTTCCATCACAAgcgtttttttatttatatttttcaatggTAAGGTTTATATTAATAGG encodes:
- the LOC106400196 gene encoding type IV inositol polyphosphate 5-phosphatase 9, producing the protein MLGSYKEVMWPRLVANKILRKSVGSNNFVADFPPDADEQLLETPGLVDERPPFDSKSIFVNQHKTTNLNYKVLVSTWNVGGIVPEDGFDMEDLLETHKTPCDIYVLGFQEVVPLRASNVLGSDNNKVSAKWNSLIRETLNKSVATSDDRDKRINAVSQDFKCIISKQMVGILITVWVQGGLRPYIRDPSVSCVGCGVMGCLGNKGSVSVRFRLHETSFCFVCSHLASGGRDRDGRQRNSDVIEILSRSTFPRGTYLEDLPKKILDHDRVIFLGDLNYRISLPEEKTRLLVERKEWKTLLENDQLSMEIMNGQNFRGWQEGNVTFAPTYKYIPNSDLYYGCIAYKKDEKKRAPAWCDRIIWYGNGLKQHEYTRGEVKISDHRPVKAIFTAEVKVLRYSNKIRDLFFSERFEDRIDGYDQIDSKDYSWIST